The Aggregatilinea lenta genome includes a region encoding these proteins:
- a CDS encoding ABC transporter permease, with translation MGITFYLTYAVRSLRRSGQRTLLAMVAVAFGVMALVSMQMLTDNIFAVVIRDPRVDLGGDLEVYRDDDLTEADIEQLNALRESGRISDYTLTADTYELVIKTDTDTSFVGYAYGVEPDKYPMVGTLSLSVPDGATLAEVLARPRAFAITRDLANSLDLHVGDLVLVADTVSGSPQRLTVGGIIDATPDHMGSRVLYTLDTARLLANNTQVVSGASLLVPDDPGGLAADLEAAGWGVTTPDDIRTDQDSVRDVFNFMLKGAGMLGLLVGGIGVANTMQVLLARRTTEIAILKTLGYRPRHLMLLFGLETLLIGLAGSALGVLAAIGFSIPLTRAMERTGAMLLNWSVDPGLLLSGAGAGVATALIFGIYAILRASGVRPSLLLRQMPTFSTWRRRLQAAGVYALLALPFGALSTLIMGSLLQGAGVVLVALAGLIVLGLLLGGLLFVAVRLPAPRIWLLTLARNNLKRQGGRLIFALIALFVGVFAIGFSSATILSAREEFAVRQGSLEGENVVVFGTPEQETDLRAAIDGQPGVENWFTVVQAGVTSVEAQSGDAWQTLDVPRIEGRTDLASESGLQIDGEAWGTRPDAIYLPSVYGFQDLPAGTLVRVTGASGEALNLVLAGTYWKEDSSMISHGRAALVSQDVARTLGGDSLSLIAVAQVEPDHLVKLGDRLQDALPDAMVLTAADIRAVLQQMLTNLFVFAITVAGLALVAGAILIANSVGLSMIERRREIGVFKAVGYSSNHVLRAFLLEHTLMGLLASLLGVAAVEIAFRALHMAESRVDIVLDPLPALIIVLVATGIAVVSALAVAWGPTRVRPLVVLRDE, from the coding sequence ATGGGCATCACGTTCTACCTGACCTATGCCGTTCGCTCGCTGCGGCGCAGCGGCCAGCGCACCCTGCTGGCGATGGTCGCCGTCGCCTTCGGCGTGATGGCGCTGGTGTCGATGCAGATGCTGACCGACAACATCTTCGCGGTTGTCATCCGCGATCCGCGCGTGGACCTGGGCGGCGACCTGGAGGTCTACCGGGACGACGATCTGACCGAGGCGGACATCGAGCAGCTTAACGCGCTGCGCGAATCGGGCCGCATCAGCGACTACACACTGACCGCCGACACGTACGAGCTGGTGATCAAGACCGACACCGATACCAGCTTCGTCGGCTACGCCTACGGCGTCGAGCCGGACAAGTACCCGATGGTCGGCACGCTGTCGCTCAGCGTGCCGGACGGCGCGACGCTGGCCGAGGTGCTGGCGCGCCCGCGCGCCTTCGCCATCACGCGCGACCTGGCAAACAGCCTCGACCTGCACGTGGGCGATCTGGTACTGGTGGCCGACACGGTCAGCGGATCGCCGCAGCGGCTGACGGTGGGCGGCATCATCGACGCCACGCCCGATCACATGGGCAGCCGCGTCCTCTACACGCTGGACACGGCCCGCCTGCTGGCGAACAACACCCAGGTGGTCAGCGGCGCGTCGCTGCTGGTGCCCGACGATCCCGGCGGGCTGGCTGCCGACCTGGAAGCCGCCGGATGGGGCGTCACCACGCCGGACGACATCCGCACCGACCAGGACTCGGTGCGTGACGTCTTCAACTTCATGCTCAAGGGTGCTGGCATGCTGGGGCTGCTGGTCGGCGGGATCGGCGTCGCCAACACGATGCAGGTGCTGCTCGCCCGCCGCACGACCGAGATCGCCATCCTGAAGACGCTCGGCTACCGTCCGCGCCACCTGATGCTGCTGTTCGGCCTGGAAACCCTGTTGATCGGGCTGGCGGGCAGCGCGCTGGGCGTGCTCGCCGCGATCGGCTTCTCGATCCCGCTCACCCGCGCGATGGAGCGCACCGGGGCGATGCTGCTCAACTGGTCGGTGGACCCCGGCCTGCTGCTGAGCGGCGCGGGCGCGGGCGTCGCCACCGCGCTGATCTTCGGCATCTATGCGATCCTGCGCGCCAGCGGCGTGCGGCCTTCGCTGCTGCTGCGCCAGATGCCCACCTTCTCCACGTGGCGGCGACGTCTGCAAGCCGCCGGCGTCTACGCGCTGCTGGCGCTGCCGTTCGGTGCGCTGAGCACGCTGATCATGGGATCGCTGCTGCAGGGCGCGGGCGTGGTGCTGGTTGCGCTGGCCGGACTGATCGTGCTTGGCCTGCTGCTCGGCGGGCTGCTGTTTGTGGCGGTGCGGCTGCCCGCGCCGCGCATCTGGCTGCTGACGCTGGCGCGTAACAACCTCAAGCGTCAGGGCGGACGCCTGATCTTTGCGCTGATCGCGTTGTTCGTCGGCGTATTCGCCATCGGTTTTTCGTCGGCCACCATCCTCAGCGCGCGCGAGGAATTCGCCGTGCGGCAGGGGTCCCTGGAAGGCGAAAACGTGGTCGTCTTCGGCACGCCGGAGCAGGAAACCGATCTGCGCGCCGCGATCGACGGCCAGCCGGGAGTGGAGAACTGGTTCACGGTCGTTCAGGCCGGGGTGACTTCGGTCGAAGCGCAGAGTGGCGACGCGTGGCAGACGCTCGACGTGCCGCGCATCGAGGGCCGCACCGACCTCGCCAGCGAAAGCGGCCTGCAGATCGACGGCGAGGCGTGGGGCACGCGCCCGGACGCAATCTACCTGCCCTCGGTGTACGGGTTCCAGGATCTGCCAGCGGGCACACTCGTCCGCGTGACAGGCGCGTCCGGCGAAGCGCTGAACCTCGTGCTGGCCGGGACCTACTGGAAAGAGGACAGCAGCATGATCTCGCATGGGCGGGCGGCGCTCGTCTCGCAGGACGTGGCGCGCACGCTCGGCGGGGATTCACTCAGCCTGATCGCGGTCGCGCAGGTAGAACCCGATCATCTGGTCAAGCTCGGCGACCGGTTGCAGGACGCCCTGCCGGACGCGATGGTGCTCACCGCTGCCGACATCCGCGCCGTGCTGCAGCAGATGCTCACCAACCTGTTCGTGTTCGCGATCACGGTCGCGGGGCTGGCGCTGGTCGCGGGGGCGATCCTCATCGCCAACTCGGTCGGCCTGTCGATGATCGAGCGGCGGCGCGAGATCGGCGTGTTCAAAGCGGTCGGCTACAGCAGCAACCACGTGCTGCGCGCCTTCCTGCTGGAACATACGCTGATGGGCCTGCTGGCGAGTCTGCTCGGCGTGGCGGCGGTGGAGATCGCATTCCGCGCGCTGCACATGGCCGAGTCGCGCGTGGACATCGTGCTCGATCCGCTGCCCGCGCTGATCATCGTGCTCGTCGCCACCGGGATCGCCGTGGTCAGCGCGCTGGCCGTCGCCTGGGGACCAACGCGGGTGCGCCCGCTGGTCGTGCTGCGCGACGAGTAG
- a CDS encoding ABC transporter ATP-binding protein produces the protein MSKPTPSAPYAVEARNLRRALPLGGERIQILNDVSFAIAHGDWIALTGPSGSGKSTLLGVLAGIDTVDGGTVCIDGVDITTMSERNLARFRNEKIGIVFQSFNLISTLTARENVEVPLYVSEHPGNIAQRAKEMLDLVGLSDRMNHRPHQLSGGQQQRVAIARALVTQPTLLLADEPTGNLDTKTGAQVLDLFAGLRSDLGVTVIVATHDGQVAARADRLLTLVDGRLQQPGNGHVAEPLRESVRMHGGR, from the coding sequence ATGTCAAAGCCTACCCCGTCCGCGCCCTATGCCGTCGAGGCGCGCAATCTGCGCCGCGCGCTGCCGTTGGGCGGTGAGCGGATTCAAATTCTGAACGACGTCTCGTTCGCCATCGCGCACGGCGACTGGATCGCCCTCACCGGCCCGTCCGGGTCCGGTAAATCGACGCTGCTGGGCGTACTGGCCGGGATCGACACGGTCGATGGCGGCACGGTCTGCATCGACGGCGTGGACATCACCACCATGAGCGAGCGCAACCTGGCCCGCTTCCGCAACGAGAAGATCGGCATCGTCTTCCAGTCGTTCAACCTGATCTCGACCCTCACCGCGCGCGAAAACGTCGAGGTGCCGCTGTACGTCAGCGAGCATCCCGGCAACATCGCGCAGCGCGCTAAGGAGATGCTAGACCTCGTCGGCCTGAGCGACCGCATGAATCACCGCCCGCACCAGCTTTCCGGCGGGCAGCAGCAGCGCGTCGCCATCGCGCGGGCGCTGGTCACCCAGCCGACGCTCCTGCTGGCCGACGAGCCGACCGGCAACCTCGACACGAAAACCGGCGCGCAGGTGCTCGATCTGTTCGCCGGGTTGCGGAGCGATCTGGGCGTGACGGTCATCGTCGCCACGCACGACGGCCAGGTCGCCGCACGCGCGGATCGCCTGTTGACGCTGGTCGATGGGCGCTTGCAGCAGCCCGGCAACGGACACGTCGCGGAACCGCTGCGCGAGTCGGTCCGTATGCACGGAGGCCGCTAA
- a CDS encoding sensor histidine kinase: MGRWLPAARRIIARLSFGNWTLRVSLPRALIEALAISTAMMAILLLTTTHFSLSDRQNGLFIVMLTGISWYAIRLRRARGRWWRQIIFELVGGLAVSLGMSVLILEIGNLLIQSVLKTLDDAGLVAIVRATLALVRALITNNRDATYDVLAPETYVAVILSGVIAHITARTLMRIWLFWGHLRRRHLLWSLTHSHVLLVVLPTLAFAIVLIAGSWNNITTSNAGTDSAFTLLVNLVPIAIVYSVLLILLLVAVLPPSIFLAYLAARRTTRRLKVLMDGAAALSAGDTSARVSVQGEDEVAALQSNFNAMAEDMDHTVHALQAERDAVTLLLHNRRELIASVSHELRTPVATLRGTLEPLLTREDNLSADLRRDLTVMDHETERLQRLIEDLFALSRVELGELDLHPQPVDAGALIRRTVEAAAPLLWNTTKVELVADVPPDLPRVRADETRLEQILHNLLRNGARHTPPGGIVAVTAAPEPDCVVVQVKDTGEGIPSADLPHIWERFYRGDTARLRDGSGAGLGLALVKELAEAMGGTVEAESALGQGSTFTVRLPRANSQQ; this comes from the coding sequence ATGGGGCGTTGGCTACCGGCTGCGCGCCGGATAATCGCACGGCTGTCCTTCGGCAACTGGACGCTGCGGGTCTCACTGCCACGCGCCCTGATCGAAGCGCTGGCGATCAGCACCGCGATGATGGCGATCCTGCTGCTGACCACCACGCATTTTTCCCTCTCGGACCGGCAAAACGGGCTGTTCATCGTGATGCTGACCGGCATCTCGTGGTACGCCATCCGCCTGCGGCGCGCGCGGGGGCGCTGGTGGCGGCAGATTATCTTCGAGCTGGTCGGAGGGCTGGCCGTCAGCCTGGGCATGAGTGTGCTGATTTTAGAGATCGGCAACCTGCTGATCCAGTCTGTCCTGAAAACCCTCGACGACGCGGGATTGGTCGCCATCGTCCGGGCGACGCTGGCTCTGGTTCGGGCCCTGATCACCAACAACCGGGATGCCACCTACGACGTGCTGGCTCCGGAAACTTATGTCGCGGTGATCCTGTCCGGGGTCATTGCCCACATCACGGCGCGCACCTTGATGCGGATCTGGCTGTTCTGGGGCCACCTGCGCCGCCGCCACCTGTTGTGGTCGCTGACCCATTCGCACGTGCTGCTGGTCGTGCTCCCGACCCTGGCCTTCGCCATCGTGCTGATCGCCGGGTCGTGGAACAACATCACGACCAGCAACGCCGGGACCGATTCGGCCTTCACCCTGCTCGTCAACCTGGTCCCGATTGCCATTGTCTACAGTGTGCTGCTCATCCTCCTCCTGGTCGCCGTCCTGCCGCCGTCGATCTTTCTGGCCTACCTCGCCGCGCGGCGCACGACCCGCCGCTTGAAGGTGCTCATGGACGGGGCGGCAGCGCTGAGCGCGGGCGATACCAGCGCGCGCGTTTCGGTCCAGGGCGAAGATGAAGTCGCCGCCCTGCAATCCAACTTCAACGCCATGGCCGAGGATATGGATCATACCGTGCACGCGCTCCAGGCCGAACGTGACGCCGTGACGCTGCTGTTGCACAACCGGCGTGAACTGATCGCCAGCGTCTCACATGAGCTGCGCACGCCGGTCGCCACGCTGCGCGGCACACTGGAACCACTGCTGACGCGCGAGGACAACCTGTCCGCCGATCTCCGGCGCGACCTGACCGTGATGGACCACGAAACGGAGCGGCTCCAGCGCCTCATCGAAGACCTGTTCGCCCTGTCGCGCGTGGAGCTGGGCGAGCTGGACCTGCACCCGCAGCCGGTCGATGCCGGGGCACTCATCCGCCGTACGGTTGAGGCCGCGGCCCCCCTCCTGTGGAACACGACGAAGGTCGAACTGGTGGCGGATGTCCCGCCCGACCTGCCCCGCGTCCGCGCGGACGAAACCCGCCTGGAACAGATCCTCCACAACCTGCTGCGCAACGGTGCGCGCCACACCCCGCCCGGCGGCATCGTCGCCGTGACCGCCGCGCCGGAGCCGGACTGCGTCGTCGTGCAGGTGAAGGACACCGGCGAGGGCATCCCGTCCGCCGACCTGCCGCACATCTGGGAGCGCTTCTATCGCGGCGACACGGCCCGTCTGCGCGACGGCAGCGGCGCGGGGCTGGGGCTGGCACTGGTCAAGGAGCTGGCCGAGGCGATGGGCGGCACGGTCGAGGCGGAAAGCGCGCTCGGCCAGGGCAGCACGTTCACCGTGCGTCTGCCCAGAGCCAACAGCCAGCAGTGA
- a CDS encoding response regulator transcription factor, translated as MATILLVEDETNLAEVIRRELQAAGHTVQCAADGETALALHDTLHPDVMILDWMLPRLDGLGVLRQIRQHAATPVLMLTARSEEIDRVMGLEVGADDYLTKPFSMRELLARVHAMLRRVDLIQQTLHADRSAIAASLVHGPLVLDAEAHRAALDGEPLDLSPTEFALLHLLLRNPGRAFSRAYLLDTVWGEDYISGDRSVDNAVLRLRKKLGPVGEEIETVWGVGYRLRAG; from the coding sequence ATGGCGACGATTCTACTGGTCGAAGACGAGACTAATCTGGCGGAGGTCATCCGCCGCGAGCTGCAAGCCGCCGGGCATACCGTACAGTGTGCCGCCGACGGCGAAACGGCGCTGGCGCTGCACGATACGCTTCACCCCGACGTCATGATCCTGGACTGGATGCTGCCGCGCCTGGATGGGCTGGGCGTGCTGCGCCAGATCCGCCAGCACGCCGCGACACCGGTCCTGATGCTGACCGCGCGCAGCGAGGAAATCGACCGGGTGATGGGCCTGGAAGTCGGCGCGGACGATTATCTGACCAAGCCGTTCAGCATGCGCGAGCTGCTGGCCCGCGTGCACGCCATGCTGCGCCGCGTGGATCTGATCCAGCAGACGCTCCACGCCGACCGCAGCGCGATCGCTGCGTCGCTGGTCCACGGGCCGCTGGTGCTGGACGCCGAGGCACATCGCGCGGCGCTGGACGGCGAGCCGCTCGACCTCAGCCCAACCGAGTTCGCGCTGCTGCACCTGCTGCTGCGCAACCCGGGGCGGGCCTTCAGCCGCGCGTACCTGCTCGACACCGTGTGGGGTGAGGATTACATCAGCGGCGACCGTTCCGTCGATAATGCCGTGCTGCGCCTGCGCAAAAAGCTGGGGCCGGTCGGTGAGGAGATCGAAACCGTATGGGGCGTTGGCTACCGGCTGCGCGCCGGATAA
- a CDS encoding LysM peptidoglycan-binding domain-containing protein → MRSRLGTGKWIAVLLVAAVLVSAVTVPSLPRAQAQGTPSCPIQIVMQDMLILHAGPAWNTQTVGTLQAGNVVCLVGRDAATTWLLVGSGQAYLGWAPVNAFWANVPFTILPVMSGGTTGPTPIPPTATPVPVSQTYVVQWGDTLYSIAQRFGVTQAALAQANNIAATSWVYAGQVLVIPGVGTTPPPVSGTTYVVQRGDYLVSIAARYGLIWWQLAQANNIQPPYVIYPGQTLVIPVTG, encoded by the coding sequence ATGAGAAGCCGTTTGGGAACAGGAAAATGGATCGCCGTCCTGCTGGTCGCGGCGGTATTAGTCAGCGCGGTGACCGTTCCGTCGCTGCCGCGCGCGCAGGCGCAGGGCACGCCCAGCTGCCCGATCCAGATCGTCATGCAAGACATGCTGATCCTGCATGCAGGTCCGGCTTGGAACACGCAGACCGTCGGGACGCTGCAAGCAGGTAATGTCGTTTGCTTGGTGGGACGCGACGCCGCGACGACGTGGCTGCTGGTTGGCTCCGGGCAGGCGTACCTGGGCTGGGCCCCGGTGAACGCGTTCTGGGCGAACGTACCGTTTACCATTTTGCCCGTGATGAGCGGCGGCACGACCGGCCCGACGCCGATCCCGCCGACCGCGACCCCGGTGCCGGTTTCTCAAACCTACGTCGTGCAGTGGGGCGATACGCTCTACAGCATCGCGCAGCGCTTCGGCGTGACGCAGGCGGCGCTGGCGCAGGCCAACAACATCGCGGCGACCTCGTGGGTGTATGCGGGTCAGGTACTGGTCATCCCCGGCGTGGGCACGACCCCGCCACCGGTCAGCGGCACGACCTATGTCGTGCAGCGGGGTGACTATCTGGTCTCCATCGCCGCGCGCTATGGATTGATCTGGTGGCAGTTGGCGCAGGCCAACAACATCCAGCCGCCGTACGTGATTTATCCCGGACAGACGCTGGTGATCCCGGTTACGGGCTAA
- a CDS encoding HAD family hydrolase — MLDLRRAARYTHARNCTALSLSPKQGPVAVAAPAAFIFDMDGVLVDTIDLHYRAWKQVADAAGMPFTPDDMDRMRGHHRRDYLRYIVQERELSADEARHYFAVKDAALDDDLNRMSAADILPGVAALLDEAQVAGIRLAVASSSTKAKTILRSTGLYQRFGAVADGYTVARLKPAPDIFVWAAGALHTPLEGAIVFEDSAAGIDAAHTAGMFAVGLGSPNLVGAADLVLPDLSGATLDVITQAFAAR; from the coding sequence ATGTTAGATCTTCGCCGCGCGGCCCGCTATACTCATGCGCGCAACTGCACTGCCCTGAGCCTATCCCCCAAACAAGGACCGGTCGCCGTGGCCGCACCCGCCGCGTTTATCTTCGACATGGACGGCGTCCTCGTGGACACCATCGACCTGCACTACCGCGCCTGGAAGCAGGTCGCGGACGCCGCCGGTATGCCCTTCACGCCCGACGACATGGACCGCATGCGCGGCCACCACCGCCGCGACTACCTGCGCTATATCGTGCAGGAGCGGGAGCTGTCGGCGGACGAGGCGCGACACTACTTCGCCGTGAAGGACGCCGCGCTGGACGACGACCTGAACCGCATGAGCGCGGCGGACATTCTGCCGGGCGTGGCGGCGCTGCTGGATGAGGCCCAGGTCGCCGGGATCCGGCTGGCGGTGGCGTCGTCTAGCACGAAGGCCAAGACCATTCTACGCAGCACCGGCCTGTACCAGCGCTTCGGCGCAGTCGCGGACGGCTACACCGTCGCGCGGCTCAAGCCTGCGCCGGACATCTTTGTCTGGGCGGCGGGCGCGCTGCACACGCCGCTGGAGGGCGCGATCGTGTTCGAGGACTCCGCCGCGGGGATCGACGCCGCGCACACCGCCGGTATGTTCGCGGTCGGCCTCGGATCGCCCAATCTCGTCGGCGCGGCGGATCTTGTGCTGCCGGACCTGTCCGGCGCGACGCTGGACGTCATCACCCAGGCATTCGCCGCGCGCTGA
- a CDS encoding glycoside hydrolase family 31 protein, producing MIEIFHLPSGQEHPYEQGPEERFPRQPLAGEAITVGIVTRPPGAVEAVHVFACVDDGPAQPIDAVKQPHWQQEREEGAGAEFLERMVRVEQDVWQAALTAPAQGHTLTYWAEAAGASTPRFTLVGEAWTADPDPMLALQQIEDGAITVRAARGGDTRQTPDDPRLPRLLGIQWLTDGQRARRVRLSFTAAPDEGFYGLGERFNALDQRGEVLDVRCYEQYKNQGKRTYMPVPFLLSSAGYGVYVQSSRWMQFDLAASAPDRWTLEADLGADERLDLTWYTGDDPVAITGQFARATGPAALPPLWTFGLWMSGNEWNTQARVMDVAQESLEHGIQPSVLVIEAWSDETTFYIWNDAQYDAIPGDRAFRYEDFTFPAEGKWPDPKAMTDWLHAHGIRLVLWQIPVIRAPEGPHAQHDADRAHFETSGFGVHEPDGSLYRVKPFWFRDGYLWDPTNAAANAWWLNKRAYLLEDMGVDGFKTDGGEHLWGESVIFSDGRSGAEVWNEYPQRYIEAYYNFTTKKRGSDALTFSRAGFTGSQRSPAHWAGDENSTWDAYRHSILAGLSAGISGIPFWGWDLGGFSGEPPGAELYLRGAAMAAFCPIMQYHSEFNQHRAPRDRTPWNIQALSGDERVIPAFRFFTNVRHNLMPYIWQEAQHAAATGEPMMRALALTERDASPYAYYFGRDLLVFPVTEPGAETQRVTLPAGNWFDLWTSEQVMGGQPLDVPAPLDRIPVYARAGAEIPVRLGPTGTLGERVDLSAEPTTTLRFG from the coding sequence ATGATCGAGATCTTTCATCTCCCCTCCGGCCAGGAACATCCTTACGAACAGGGGCCGGAAGAACGTTTCCCGCGCCAACCGCTGGCCGGGGAAGCCATTACCGTGGGCATCGTGACGCGCCCACCCGGCGCGGTCGAGGCCGTGCACGTGTTCGCCTGCGTGGACGACGGCCCGGCGCAGCCTATCGACGCCGTGAAACAACCGCACTGGCAGCAGGAACGCGAAGAAGGCGCAGGCGCGGAATTTTTGGAGCGCATGGTACGCGTCGAGCAGGACGTATGGCAGGCGGCGCTGACCGCGCCCGCCCAGGGCCACACGCTGACGTACTGGGCCGAGGCCGCCGGAGCCAGCACGCCGCGCTTTACGCTGGTTGGCGAGGCGTGGACCGCTGACCCCGATCCGATGCTGGCGCTCCAGCAGATCGAAGACGGCGCGATCACGGTGCGGGCCGCGCGGGGCGGCGATACCCGACAAACGCCCGACGATCCGCGCCTACCCCGGCTGCTCGGAATCCAGTGGCTGACGGACGGGCAGCGCGCGCGGCGCGTACGCCTGAGCTTTACCGCCGCGCCGGACGAGGGCTTTTACGGCCTGGGCGAACGCTTCAACGCGCTCGATCAGCGCGGCGAGGTGCTCGACGTGCGCTGTTACGAGCAGTACAAAAACCAGGGCAAGCGCACCTATATGCCGGTGCCGTTCCTGCTGTCCTCGGCGGGGTACGGTGTCTACGTGCAGAGCAGCCGCTGGATGCAGTTCGATCTGGCCGCGTCCGCGCCGGACCGCTGGACGCTGGAAGCCGACCTCGGCGCGGACGAAAGACTCGACCTGACGTGGTACACGGGCGACGATCCGGTCGCTATCACGGGGCAGTTCGCCCGCGCGACCGGCCCCGCCGCCCTGCCGCCGCTGTGGACGTTCGGACTGTGGATGAGCGGCAACGAGTGGAATACGCAGGCGCGCGTGATGGACGTGGCGCAGGAATCGCTGGAGCACGGCATCCAGCCAAGCGTGCTGGTGATCGAGGCGTGGAGCGACGAAACCACGTTTTACATCTGGAACGACGCGCAGTACGACGCCATCCCCGGCGACCGGGCGTTCCGCTACGAGGACTTCACCTTCCCGGCGGAAGGCAAATGGCCGGACCCGAAAGCGATGACCGACTGGCTGCATGCGCACGGCATCCGACTGGTGCTGTGGCAGATCCCGGTGATCAGAGCGCCGGAAGGTCCGCACGCGCAGCACGACGCCGACCGCGCGCACTTCGAGACGTCTGGCTTCGGCGTGCACGAACCGGACGGCAGCCTGTACCGCGTCAAACCGTTCTGGTTCCGGGACGGCTATCTGTGGGACCCGACCAATGCCGCCGCGAACGCGTGGTGGCTGAACAAACGCGCCTACCTGCTGGAAGATATGGGCGTGGACGGCTTCAAGACCGACGGCGGCGAGCATTTGTGGGGCGAATCGGTGATCTTCTCGGACGGGCGCAGCGGCGCGGAAGTCTGGAACGAATACCCGCAGCGCTACATCGAGGCGTACTACAACTTCACCACCAAAAAACGCGGCAGCGACGCGCTGACCTTCAGCCGCGCCGGGTTCACCGGGTCGCAGCGCAGCCCGGCACACTGGGCCGGAGACGAAAACTCGACCTGGGACGCCTACCGCCATTCGATCCTGGCGGGGCTGTCGGCGGGAATCTCCGGCATCCCGTTCTGGGGCTGGGATCTCGGCGGCTTCAGCGGCGAACCGCCCGGCGCGGAACTGTATCTGCGCGGCGCGGCGATGGCCGCCTTCTGCCCGATCATGCAGTACCATTCGGAGTTCAACCAGCACCGCGCCCCGCGCGACCGTACGCCGTGGAACATCCAGGCGCTCAGCGGCGACGAGCGCGTGATCCCGGCGTTTCGCTTCTTCACCAACGTGCGCCACAACCTGATGCCGTACATCTGGCAGGAGGCGCAGCACGCCGCCGCAACCGGCGAGCCGATGATGCGCGCGCTGGCGCTCACCGAACGAGACGCCTCACCCTATGCGTATTACTTCGGACGCGACCTGCTGGTGTTCCCGGTCACGGAACCGGGCGCGGAGACGCAGCGCGTCACGCTGCCCGCCGGGAACTGGTTCGACCTGTGGACCAGTGAGCAGGTCATGGGCGGGCAGCCACTCGACGTGCCCGCGCCGCTGGACCGTATCCCGGTATACGCCCGCGCCGGAGCGGAAATCCCCGTGCGGCTGGGGCCAACTGGCACACTGGGTGAACGCGTCGATCTCTCTGCCGAGCCAACCACGACGCTGCGCTTCGGCTGA
- a CDS encoding glycoside hydrolase family 15 protein, giving the protein MNLIQSSIEIIRAGQAPSGAYVASPTFSQYGYAWLRDGAWVAYGMDCAGQHDSSRAFYDWAGRTLVKHEDRLNTLLDKLARGETPDDADYLPTRFTLDGELGTDFWWDFQLDGYGTWLWGLAAHVRQTGDMALWAALIPAIRLTVRYLAALWSSPNYDCWEEARDQIHTSTLAAIYGGLDAVRAVDLALVPDGLPERIKAYARATCVAPEGHIQKTHENPAVDASLLWAAVPYGLVDARDPIFTRTLAKIERDLLRPGGGVYRYAADTYYGGGEWILLTAWLAWTYIELGRIEEARGLLRWIEAQADEAGALPEQVADHMLDASYYPQWEARWGSPASPLLWSHAMVLVVHSLLDKHT; this is encoded by the coding sequence ATGAACCTCATTCAATCCAGCATCGAAATCATCCGCGCGGGGCAGGCCCCCAGCGGCGCATACGTCGCCTCGCCCACGTTTTCGCAGTACGGCTACGCCTGGCTGCGCGACGGCGCATGGGTCGCCTACGGCATGGACTGCGCCGGGCAGCACGACTCCAGCCGCGCGTTTTACGACTGGGCCGGGCGCACGCTGGTCAAGCACGAAGACCGGCTGAACACCCTGCTCGACAAGCTGGCGCGCGGCGAAACGCCCGACGACGCCGACTATCTGCCGACGCGCTTCACGCTCGACGGCGAGCTGGGTACGGACTTCTGGTGGGACTTCCAGCTCGACGGCTACGGCACGTGGCTGTGGGGGCTGGCGGCGCACGTCCGGCAGACGGGCGACATGGCGCTGTGGGCCGCGCTGATTCCCGCGATCCGGCTGACGGTGCGCTACCTCGCCGCGCTGTGGAGCAGCCCGAATTACGACTGCTGGGAAGAAGCCCGCGACCAGATCCATACCAGCACCCTGGCCGCGATCTACGGCGGGCTGGATGCCGTGCGGGCGGTGGACCTCGCGCTGGTGCCGGACGGCCTGCCGGAGCGGATCAAAGCTTACGCGCGGGCGACGTGCGTCGCGCCGGAGGGCCACATCCAGAAAACACACGAAAATCCCGCCGTGGATGCCAGTCTGCTGTGGGCCGCCGTGCCGTATGGATTGGTGGACGCCCGCGACCCGATCTTCACGCGCACGCTGGCGAAAATCGAGCGCGATTTGCTGCGGCCCGGCGGCGGCGTGTACCGCTACGCGGCGGACACGTACTACGGCGGCGGCGAGTGGATTCTGCTGACGGCGTGGCTGGCCTGGACGTACATCGAGTTGGGCCGGATCGAGGAAGCGCGCGGCCTGCTGCGCTGGATCGAGGCGCAGGCGGATGAAGCGGGCGCGCTGCCGGAGCAGGTGGCCGATCACATGCTCGACGCGAGTTATTATCCGCAGTGGGAAGCCAGGTGGGGATCGCCCGCCAGCCCGCTGTTATGGTCGCACGCGATGGTTCTGGTCGTTCATTCACTTTTGGATAAACACACATGA